The Rhipicephalus sanguineus isolate Rsan-2018 chromosome 7, BIME_Rsan_1.4, whole genome shotgun sequence genome includes a window with the following:
- the LOC125759296 gene encoding putative nuclease HARBI1 — MTRGYGGGALSVSTWKQNCGLLGDSSYPLEPCLLTPVPGRPAPGTPENHYNKAHTAMRTVVERCIGVLKSRFQSLQRYQTLLYNPDRAATIIAACRIHLDSGSLKLTNVLHTWTRSSI; from the exons atgactcgtgggtatggtgggggagccctctccgtcagcacctggaagcaaaactgcggcttgcttg gagactccagctatccaTTAGAACCGTgcctcctgacaccagtgcccggacgaccagctcctgGCACCCCTgagaaccactacaacaaggcccacaccgccatgcgcactGTTGTGGAGAGGTGCATCGGGGTCCTAAAGAGCAGGTTCCAAAGCTTACAGCGTTATCAGACCCTGCTCTACAATCCCGATCGAGCAGccaccatcattgctgcttgt cggattcacttggACTCGGGCTCACTAAAACTCACTAATGTATTACACACctggactcgcagctcgatctga